A genome region from Microbacterium sp. CGR2 includes the following:
- a CDS encoding cystathionine gamma-synthase has protein sequence MSEHAFATRAIHAGQAPDPTTGAIIPPIYQSSTHVQDGIGGFREGYEYNRAGNPTRSSLETQLAALEGGSRALSFASGLAAEDALLRGILKPGDHVLLGNDVYGGTYRLLTKVLTPWGIETTTVELADVDVIRAAIRPETKIIWLETPSNPLLKVVDIAQIAEVAHAAGAIVVVDNTFASPALQQPLALGADLVVHSTTKYLGGHSDVLGGAVVFGDERFFDQVKFQQFAVGAVSAPLDAWLTTRGIKTLAVRMRQHSANAQAIAEWAAGRDEIERVFYPGLASHPGHDIAARQMSGFGGMLSLGLAAGADAARAFAESTSLFQLAESLGGVESLIGYPPEMTHASVRGTALAVPENVVRLSVGIEDVDDLIADLDEGLARVARLAH, from the coding sequence ATGTCCGAGCATGCCTTCGCCACCCGAGCCATCCACGCGGGCCAGGCGCCCGACCCGACGACCGGCGCGATCATCCCGCCGATCTACCAGTCCTCGACCCATGTGCAGGACGGCATCGGCGGCTTCCGCGAGGGGTACGAGTACAACCGCGCCGGCAACCCCACGCGTTCGTCCCTCGAGACGCAGCTCGCGGCGCTCGAGGGCGGGTCCCGTGCGCTCTCCTTCGCATCCGGACTCGCCGCCGAAGATGCGCTGCTGCGCGGCATCCTGAAGCCCGGCGATCACGTGCTGCTGGGCAACGACGTGTACGGCGGCACGTACCGTCTGCTCACCAAGGTCCTCACGCCGTGGGGCATCGAGACCACGACCGTCGAGCTCGCCGACGTCGACGTCATCCGCGCGGCCATCCGCCCGGAGACGAAGATCATCTGGTTGGAGACTCCGAGCAACCCCCTGCTGAAGGTCGTCGACATCGCGCAGATCGCCGAGGTCGCGCACGCGGCGGGGGCCATCGTCGTGGTGGACAACACCTTCGCGTCGCCCGCTCTCCAGCAGCCTCTCGCACTGGGGGCTGACCTCGTCGTGCACTCGACGACCAAGTACCTCGGCGGGCACTCCGACGTGCTCGGAGGAGCGGTGGTGTTCGGCGACGAGCGCTTCTTCGATCAGGTGAAGTTCCAGCAGTTCGCTGTCGGTGCGGTCTCGGCGCCGCTCGACGCCTGGCTGACGACACGCGGCATCAAGACTCTGGCCGTGCGGATGCGTCAGCACTCGGCCAACGCGCAGGCCATCGCCGAATGGGCGGCGGGACGCGATGAGATCGAGCGGGTCTTCTACCCCGGTCTCGCCTCGCACCCTGGACACGACATCGCCGCGAGGCAGATGAGCGGCTTCGGCGGGATGCTGTCACTCGGGCTGGCCGCCGGAGCCGACGCGGCGAGGGCATTCGCGGAGAGCACCTCGCTCTTCCAGCTCGCCGAGTCGCTGGGCGGCGTGGAATCCCTCATCGGGTATCCGCCGGAGATGACCCACGCGTCGGTGCGCGGCACCGCGCTCGCCGTTCCGGAGAACGTGGTGCGGCTCTCGGTCGGCATCGAAGACGTCGACGACCTGATCGCCGATCTCGACGAAGGGCTCGCACGGGTCGCTCGGCTCGCTCACTGA
- the mpaB gene encoding daptide biosynthesis RiPP recognition protein, producing the protein MREDAEGTAPELVGPRALREWLTGARESYPRVFLVDNGATAEGVEEVAGAEDVILLPAESGPFAGRARVVRYRGALNEVGDELFIGERGVELQEYVAAAFVHIVGPTAVCILDASSWRAFLDDAELARRTGVFPSALIDPRVLLADRAALARPGELEKPTAIRVSAEGRVSVGVQGEVLGGVDELLALLALPLPRAVAWGDRAPREVLTDDGRNRERIERYLNATDLMKMLRLANGAAKISGFGWSLLDDGLADAEPLTADPFLLETAEGFVFADTRTLRRQLLSPSTATVVAATQTSSTLEIAVERVARQLRVRTPVANVLCLEAVAALDAHFGRRVDAS; encoded by the coding sequence ATGCGAGAAGACGCAGAGGGGACCGCGCCGGAACTCGTGGGACCGCGGGCTCTGCGCGAATGGCTGACCGGAGCCCGAGAGTCGTATCCGCGGGTGTTCCTGGTCGACAACGGGGCCACGGCAGAAGGTGTCGAGGAGGTGGCAGGCGCGGAGGACGTGATTCTTCTGCCTGCGGAGAGTGGACCGTTCGCGGGGCGTGCCCGCGTCGTGCGGTACCGGGGCGCCCTGAATGAGGTCGGCGACGAGCTGTTCATCGGTGAACGCGGTGTGGAACTCCAGGAGTATGTCGCTGCGGCATTCGTCCATATCGTCGGTCCCACCGCAGTGTGCATCCTCGACGCATCCAGCTGGCGGGCTTTTCTCGACGACGCCGAACTGGCTCGTCGAACCGGAGTATTTCCGTCGGCATTGATCGACCCGCGCGTTCTCCTCGCGGATCGCGCCGCCCTGGCGAGACCGGGTGAGCTCGAGAAGCCGACCGCCATCAGAGTGAGCGCGGAAGGCAGGGTCAGCGTCGGTGTACAGGGCGAGGTCCTCGGCGGCGTCGACGAGCTGCTGGCCTTGCTCGCCCTCCCGCTCCCTCGTGCCGTGGCGTGGGGAGATCGTGCGCCGCGAGAGGTGCTCACGGATGACGGGCGCAATCGCGAACGGATCGAACGGTACCTCAACGCGACGGACCTCATGAAAATGCTCCGGCTTGCAAACGGGGCCGCAAAGATCTCGGGATTCGGGTGGTCCCTTCTCGACGACGGTCTCGCCGATGCCGAGCCGCTGACCGCGGATCCATTCCTGCTGGAAACGGCAGAGGGCTTCGTGTTCGCAGACACCCGAACTCTGCGCCGCCAGCTGCTGTCGCCGTCGACGGCCACGGTGGTGGCCGCCACTCAGACCTCGAGCACGCTGGAGATCGCGGTCGAGCGAGTGGCTCGGCAGCTTCGTGTGCGTACTCCTGTGGCGAACGTGCTGTGCCTCGAAGCTGTCGCCGCGCTCGACGCCCACTTCGGAAGGCGAGTCGACGCCTCATGA
- a CDS encoding phosphatase PAP2 family protein: MNRRMLLWWGVGCLVLATALGAAIVFGYSEPPGFDQWWNQMIAGIRGDWMLSFALAMDWIGGGWVAILGVPLLAILTLVLTRQWRSAIFAAICFAVSAGVVQLLKQLFGRARPDDMLVLSDYGSFPSGHAANAATVAFVFWILFPRVWTALLGALWILGMALSRTFLSVHWATDTLGGALVGAGVVLVLGAWLLPWARGPQQDMSADKLTAPR, from the coding sequence ATGAACAGGCGAATGCTGCTGTGGTGGGGTGTCGGCTGCCTCGTCCTCGCGACGGCGCTGGGCGCCGCGATCGTGTTCGGCTACTCCGAGCCCCCCGGGTTCGATCAGTGGTGGAACCAGATGATCGCCGGCATCCGCGGCGATTGGATGCTCTCCTTCGCGCTCGCGATGGACTGGATCGGCGGCGGCTGGGTGGCCATCCTCGGGGTGCCGTTGCTGGCGATCCTCACCCTTGTGCTCACACGGCAATGGCGCAGTGCCATCTTCGCCGCGATCTGTTTCGCCGTCAGCGCGGGTGTGGTGCAGCTGCTGAAGCAGCTCTTCGGCCGCGCTCGACCGGACGACATGCTGGTGCTGAGCGACTACGGCTCGTTCCCCTCTGGTCATGCAGCCAACGCCGCAACGGTCGCATTCGTGTTCTGGATCCTGTTTCCCCGAGTGTGGACGGCGCTCCTCGGCGCTCTCTGGATTCTCGGGATGGCCCTTTCGCGCACGTTCCTGTCGGTGCACTGGGCGACCGACACCCTGGGTGGAGCGCTCGTGGGCGCGGGTGTTGTTCTGGTGCTCGGCGCCTGGCTCCTGCCGTGGGCGCGGGGGCCGCAGCAGGATATGTCGGCCGATAAGCTGACGGCGCCCCGATAG
- a CDS encoding multidrug effflux MFS transporter — translation MPDAPHTGPTPSTPQPGRTTTGGIRTVTGSIRTSTATGAIRTLGANPSTAPIMLHPGDALSHGRRTLYIVLLGALTALGPFTIDLYLPAFPVLEEDFQTTAAAIQLTLTGTMIGFAVGQLVVGPLSDKVGRRVPLIAVTALHVLASLGAAFAPDLALLSAARVLMGIGAAAGGVVAMAIVRDLFGGRRLVVMLSRLALVSGVAPVIAPLIGSWLLTLMPWRGIFGFLAAYGIVMLVSAVLFVPETLPVARRQDRGGATMLQRYRSVLSDRVFLGVLVIGGMTFSGLFSYLSASPFLFQGTHGLDAQQYGLLFAVNSLGVVAGVQAASRLAARFGPQWVLAYSTGVMLLAGVTIILTDQLGLGLWGTVVPLFVFMTACGFTFPNVQVLALDRHGKAAGTAASILGAVNFGVAGLVSPVVGWVSNDAGITATTMASVMVGCAVIGILALWLIVRPRTVAMLNP, via the coding sequence GTGCCTGACGCTCCCCACACTGGCCCCACTCCTTCGACCCCGCAGCCGGGCCGCACGACCACCGGCGGCATCCGCACCGTCACCGGCAGCATCCGCACGTCCACGGCGACGGGCGCCATCCGGACACTCGGCGCGAACCCCTCGACGGCGCCCATCATGCTTCACCCCGGCGACGCGCTCTCGCACGGGCGCCGGACGCTCTACATCGTGCTGCTCGGGGCGCTCACGGCGCTCGGGCCGTTCACGATCGACCTGTATCTCCCGGCATTCCCGGTGTTGGAGGAGGATTTCCAGACCACTGCGGCCGCGATCCAGCTGACGCTCACCGGGACCATGATCGGCTTCGCGGTCGGGCAGCTCGTGGTCGGACCGCTCAGTGACAAGGTCGGGCGACGGGTTCCGTTGATCGCGGTGACGGCATTGCACGTCCTCGCCAGCCTCGGCGCGGCGTTCGCGCCGGATCTGGCCCTGCTCAGCGCTGCGCGCGTGCTGATGGGCATCGGTGCGGCGGCGGGTGGCGTGGTGGCGATGGCGATCGTCCGCGACCTGTTCGGCGGTCGCCGGCTGGTGGTCATGCTGTCGCGGCTGGCTCTGGTCTCGGGCGTCGCGCCGGTCATCGCCCCCCTGATCGGCTCCTGGTTGCTGACGCTGATGCCGTGGCGGGGCATCTTCGGCTTCCTCGCCGCCTACGGCATCGTGATGCTGGTGTCGGCCGTCCTCTTCGTTCCGGAGACGCTCCCCGTCGCGCGACGACAGGACCGCGGCGGCGCGACCATGCTGCAGCGGTACCGTTCAGTGCTCTCCGACCGGGTGTTCCTGGGTGTGCTGGTCATCGGCGGCATGACCTTCTCCGGTCTGTTCTCGTACCTCTCCGCATCTCCGTTCCTGTTCCAGGGGACGCATGGCCTCGATGCCCAGCAGTATGGCCTGCTGTTCGCGGTCAACTCGCTCGGCGTCGTCGCGGGAGTGCAGGCCGCGTCTCGGTTGGCCGCCCGGTTCGGGCCGCAGTGGGTGCTCGCATACTCGACCGGCGTGATGCTGCTCGCGGGCGTCACGATCATCCTCACCGACCAGCTCGGCCTCGGGCTGTGGGGCACGGTCGTGCCGCTGTTCGTCTTCATGACCGCGTGCGGCTTCACCTTCCCGAACGTGCAGGTGCTGGCGCTGGACCGTCACGGGAAGGCAGCGGGGACGGCGGCGTCCATCCTCGGCGCGGTGAACTTCGGTGTCGCGGGTCTGGTGTCGCCGGTTGTCGGATGGGTGTCCAATGATGCCGGCATCACTGCGACGACCATGGCCTCGGTCATGGTGGGATGCGCCGTGATCGGCATCCTCGCGCTGTGGCTGATCGTCCGTCCGCGGACTGTGGCGATGCTCAATCCCTGA
- a CDS encoding cystathionine beta-synthase translates to MKYAESIVDLVGDTPLVKLQHVTEGVACTVLVKLEYLNPGGSAKDRIARRIIDAAEKAGDLRPGGTIVEPTSGNTGVGLALVAQQRGYACVFVVPDKVGADKIDVLRAYGAEVVVTPTSVAPDSPESYYSVSDRLAREIPGAFKPNQYENPNGPRSHYETTGPEIWRDTDGGVTHFVAGVGTGGTITGAGRYLRDVSDDRVRIIGVDPEGSVYSGGTGRPYLVEGVGEDIWPGAYDPTVPHEVVAVSDAEAFAMTRRLAREEGILVGGSSGMAVVGALRTARDLPADAVMVVLLPDGGRGYLGKIFNDGWMRSYGFSDVEEGETVADVLTARAHRRAGGPHSAIPDLVHAHPSDTVLETIAMMTEFDVSQLVVLSAEPPVMMGEVVGTVDEKGLLDLLFRGDANPTDAVGDHVGERLPLIGIHASVAQARAALADADALLVTEDGKPHTVLTRQDLLAYLSR, encoded by the coding sequence ATGAAGTACGCAGAGTCCATCGTCGACCTCGTCGGCGACACGCCCCTGGTGAAGCTCCAGCACGTCACAGAGGGTGTCGCGTGCACGGTGCTCGTGAAGCTCGAGTACCTCAACCCCGGGGGCTCCGCGAAGGACCGGATCGCTCGGCGGATCATCGATGCCGCAGAGAAGGCCGGCGATCTGCGGCCCGGCGGCACGATCGTCGAACCCACCAGCGGGAACACCGGTGTCGGTCTGGCGCTGGTCGCGCAACAGCGGGGCTATGCGTGCGTGTTCGTGGTGCCGGACAAGGTCGGCGCCGACAAGATCGACGTGCTGCGGGCGTACGGCGCTGAGGTCGTGGTGACGCCGACGTCGGTCGCGCCGGACAGCCCGGAGTCGTACTACAGCGTGAGCGACCGCCTGGCGCGCGAGATTCCCGGTGCGTTCAAGCCGAATCAGTACGAGAACCCCAACGGGCCGCGCAGCCACTACGAGACCACGGGTCCGGAGATCTGGCGCGACACCGACGGCGGCGTGACCCACTTCGTCGCGGGAGTGGGGACCGGAGGCACGATCACCGGCGCCGGGCGCTATCTCCGCGACGTCTCGGACGATCGGGTCCGCATCATCGGCGTCGATCCCGAGGGGAGCGTGTACAGCGGCGGAACCGGTCGCCCTTACCTGGTGGAGGGGGTGGGCGAAGACATCTGGCCGGGGGCGTACGACCCCACGGTTCCGCACGAGGTGGTGGCGGTGAGCGACGCCGAAGCCTTCGCGATGACACGGCGCCTGGCCAGGGAGGAAGGCATCCTCGTCGGTGGCTCCAGCGGCATGGCGGTCGTCGGCGCGCTCCGCACCGCACGAGACCTGCCCGCGGACGCGGTGATGGTGGTCCTGCTCCCCGACGGCGGCCGTGGCTACCTGGGCAAGATCTTCAACGACGGATGGATGCGCTCCTACGGTTTCAGCGACGTGGAGGAGGGCGAGACCGTCGCCGATGTGCTCACGGCTCGAGCGCATCGTCGGGCCGGAGGACCGCACTCCGCGATTCCGGACCTCGTGCACGCGCACCCCAGCGACACCGTGCTCGAGACCATCGCGATGATGACCGAGTTCGACGTGTCCCAGTTGGTCGTCCTCAGCGCCGAGCCGCCCGTGATGATGGGCGAGGTCGTCGGCACCGTCGACGAGAAGGGGCTGCTCGACCTCCTGTTCCGCGGAGACGCGAACCCGACGGACGCCGTGGGCGACCATGTCGGCGAGCGGCTCCCGCTGATCGGCATCCACGCGTCGGTCGCACAGGCGCGCGCGGCGCTGGCCGATGCCGACGCGCTGCTCGTGACAGAAGATGGCAAGCCGCACACGGTGCTCACGCGGCAGGACCTGCTGGCGTACCTGTCGCGGTGA
- a CDS encoding GNAT family N-acetyltransferase, whose translation MSSIRPYRPADRAAVSEICVQTADAGGDATGILSDDSLWGDLFAVPYVERHPDLAWVVETDDGRAIGYIVATDDTDAFYTWFRDEWWPTRSAAHPRPAEIVTREDRMVDYGYTRMPGIEPNAAEYPAHLHIDLLPETQGQGLGRRLMETLFAELTRRGVSGLHLGIDPNNVGAAAFYERLGMTRLPAAPGAQSYGVRFQPAGD comes from the coding sequence ATGTCGAGCATCCGCCCCTACCGCCCCGCAGATCGCGCCGCCGTGTCCGAGATCTGTGTGCAGACCGCGGATGCGGGCGGCGACGCGACGGGCATCCTGAGCGACGACAGCCTCTGGGGCGACCTCTTCGCCGTCCCCTACGTCGAGCGGCATCCGGACCTCGCCTGGGTGGTGGAAACCGATGACGGCCGCGCCATCGGCTACATCGTGGCGACCGACGACACGGATGCGTTCTACACGTGGTTCCGCGACGAATGGTGGCCTACGCGCAGCGCGGCCCACCCCCGACCGGCCGAGATCGTCACGCGGGAAGATCGCATGGTCGACTACGGCTACACCCGGATGCCGGGCATCGAGCCGAACGCGGCCGAGTACCCCGCTCACCTGCACATCGATCTCCTGCCGGAGACGCAGGGTCAAGGCCTCGGACGCCGACTGATGGAGACGCTGTTCGCCGAGTTGACGAGGCGAGGCGTGTCCGGGCTGCATCTGGGTATCGACCCGAACAACGTCGGCGCTGCCGCGTTCTACGAGCGTCTCGGAATGACGCGGCTCCCCGCCGCTCCGGGCGCGCAGAGCTACGGCGTGCGCTTCCAGCCTGCCGGAGACTGA